In one window of Tellurirhabdus rosea DNA:
- a CDS encoding shikimate kinase yields the protein MKNIFLVGMPSSGKTTLGKRLSRELGYRFVDTDRLIVREEGKTINEIFHEQGEPYFRQAESRVLRTIRPEAGLVVATGGGMPCFHNNMEYIRQTGISVFLDVAPEVLLERMQRHQEDDRPLFRQNDPTLLEGLHKKDADRRPVYSQADIHLQGTTTVEELLQQLSTYL from the coding sequence ATGAAAAACATCTTTCTGGTCGGGATGCCCTCCTCCGGAAAAACGACACTCGGCAAACGGCTATCCCGCGAACTGGGTTATCGTTTCGTCGATACGGACCGATTAATCGTCCGCGAGGAAGGCAAAACCATCAATGAAATCTTTCACGAACAGGGTGAGCCTTATTTCCGGCAGGCCGAAAGCCGCGTCTTGAGAACCATCAGGCCGGAAGCGGGTCTGGTCGTCGCAACCGGGGGCGGAATGCCGTGTTTCCACAACAACATGGAGTATATCCGGCAAACGGGGATCAGCGTTTTTCTGGATGTGGCGCCGGAAGTGCTGCTGGAACGGATGCAACGGCACCAGGAAGACGATCGGCCTCTTTTTCGGCAAAATGACCCTACCCTGCTCGAAGGACTGCACAAAAAAGACGCCGACCGGCGCCCGGTCTACAGCCAGGCCGATATCCACCTCCAGGGCACGACAACCGTTGAGGAACTGCTTCAGCAACTTTCCACATACTTATAA
- a CDS encoding class I SAM-dependent rRNA methyltransferase translates to MNFTKIYLQNGREEAIRRFHPWVFSGAVARMEGQPQDGDVVEVVTKKGEYLATGHFHDGSIMVRIFSFRQVTPDTAYWTEKLAGIRRIREAVVPADTDCYRLVHGEGDGCSGLIIDLYNGVAVIQAHSIGMHRERAFITEALKNVYGSTLKAVYDKSAETLPENYAAEVQNGYRYGNTPTPHPVQENGRTFLVDWITGQKTGFFLDQRDNRKLLADYAAGKKVLNAFCYSGGFSVYALQAGAAEVHSVDVSQKAIDLTNRNVAANFPESVPHEAFAEDVMKYLKAHDHQYDVVILDPPAYAKNMSARHRAVQGYKRLNAEGLRRVAKGGILFTFSCSQVVDRELFYNTVVAAAIEAGRQVRVLHHLSQPADHPVSLFHPEGGYLKGLVLWVE, encoded by the coding sequence ATGAATTTTACCAAAATATATCTTCAGAACGGGCGGGAAGAGGCGATCCGGCGATTCCATCCCTGGGTTTTTTCTGGTGCCGTGGCCCGCATGGAAGGGCAGCCGCAGGACGGCGACGTGGTCGAGGTGGTTACCAAAAAAGGTGAATATCTGGCAACCGGCCACTTTCACGATGGCAGTATCATGGTCCGCATCTTTTCTTTTCGGCAGGTAACTCCCGACACGGCGTACTGGACCGAAAAACTGGCGGGTATCCGCCGAATTCGGGAAGCCGTGGTTCCGGCCGATACGGACTGTTACCGACTTGTTCACGGCGAAGGCGACGGGTGTTCCGGGTTAATCATTGACCTTTATAATGGCGTCGCGGTCATCCAGGCTCACTCCATCGGCATGCACCGCGAACGGGCGTTCATTACGGAGGCCCTGAAAAACGTGTACGGCAGTACGCTGAAGGCCGTTTACGACAAGAGCGCCGAAACCCTTCCCGAAAACTACGCCGCCGAAGTCCAGAACGGCTACCGGTATGGGAATACGCCCACGCCGCATCCGGTACAAGAAAACGGGCGCACGTTTCTGGTGGACTGGATTACCGGACAGAAAACCGGGTTCTTTCTGGACCAGCGCGATAACCGAAAACTGCTGGCCGACTATGCCGCCGGCAAAAAAGTGCTCAATGCCTTTTGCTATTCGGGCGGGTTTTCGGTCTATGCCCTCCAGGCCGGAGCGGCGGAGGTGCACTCGGTAGACGTGTCCCAGAAGGCCATTGACCTCACTAACCGGAATGTAGCGGCCAATTTTCCGGAATCTGTCCCGCACGAAGCCTTTGCCGAGGACGTCATGAAGTACCTGAAGGCACACGACCACCAGTACGATGTGGTCATTCTGGACCCTCCGGCTTACGCCAAAAATATGTCGGCGCGGCACCGGGCCGTACAGGGCTACAAACGGTTGAATGCCGAAGGGCTCCGGCGGGTCGCGAAGGGAGGAATTCTGTTTACCTTCTCGTGCTCCCAGGTGGTGGACCGCGAGTTGTTCTACAATACAGTTGTCGCGGCGGCCATCGAAGCGGGTCGTCAGGTGCGCGTCCTCCATCACCTGAGCCAGCCTGCCGACCATCCGGTTAGCCTCTTTCACCCGGAAGGCGGCTACCTGAAGGGGCTGGTTTTGTGGGTAGAATAA
- the glf gene encoding UDP-galactopyranose mutase: MHYDFLIVGAGYAGSVLAERLATQSDKKVLVIDRRPHIAGNAYDYYNEDGILIHLYGPHIFHTNSPEVFAYLSQFTEWRPYEHRVLAEVDGQLLPIPINLDTVNKLYNKNFTEEELAEYFKTVGEPVDVIRTSEDVVISQVGRDLYQKFFQGYTRKQWGLDPSELDKSVTSRIPTRTNRDDRYFGDEFQFMPLHGFTKMFEKMVSHPNIELMLGTDYKQVKETVSYDQLIFTGPVDEYFDHCYGKLPYRSLHFEHKTVDTEQYQPVAVVNYPLTNEYTRITEYKHLTGQEHPKTSITFEYPQSEGDPYYPIPKPENAELYRKYKQLADSTPNVHFVGRLGTYRYYNMDQVVAQALTLYKKLVGAESLEEVVNGSGTAAK; the protein is encoded by the coding sequence ATGCATTATGACTTTTTAATTGTGGGGGCCGGTTATGCCGGAAGTGTTCTGGCCGAACGGCTGGCGACACAGTCAGACAAGAAAGTTTTGGTGATTGACCGTCGCCCGCACATTGCCGGCAACGCCTACGATTACTACAACGAAGATGGTATTCTGATTCACCTGTACGGTCCCCACATTTTCCACACCAACTCGCCGGAAGTATTTGCTTATCTGTCACAATTCACGGAGTGGCGGCCTTATGAACACCGCGTGCTGGCCGAAGTTGATGGTCAGCTGCTGCCGATTCCCATTAACCTGGATACGGTAAACAAACTGTACAACAAGAACTTTACGGAAGAAGAACTGGCCGAATACTTCAAGACGGTCGGGGAGCCGGTGGACGTGATCAGGACTTCCGAAGACGTGGTCATCAGCCAGGTGGGCCGCGATCTGTACCAGAAGTTTTTCCAGGGTTATACCCGCAAACAGTGGGGCCTCGACCCGTCCGAACTGGATAAGTCCGTAACGTCCCGGATTCCTACCCGGACCAACCGGGACGACCGGTATTTCGGCGACGAGTTCCAGTTTATGCCCCTGCACGGGTTTACGAAGATGTTCGAAAAGATGGTCAGCCATCCGAACATTGAACTGATGCTGGGAACGGATTACAAGCAGGTGAAGGAAACGGTTTCGTACGACCAGCTGATTTTTACGGGTCCGGTGGACGAGTATTTCGACCATTGCTACGGCAAACTGCCTTACCGCTCGCTGCATTTCGAGCACAAAACGGTCGATACGGAACAGTATCAGCCGGTGGCCGTTGTCAACTATCCGCTCACCAACGAATACACCCGGATTACGGAATACAAGCACCTGACGGGCCAGGAACACCCGAAAACGAGCATTACGTTCGAATATCCGCAGTCGGAAGGTGACCCGTATTACCCGATCCCGAAGCCCGAGAACGCCGAGTTGTACCGCAAGTATAAGCAACTGGCCGACAGCACGCCGAACGTCCATTTCGTAGGCCGTCTGGGAACCTACCGGTATTACAACATGGACCAGGTGGTGGCTCAGGCGCTGACGCTGTACAAAAAACTGGTTGGAGCCGAATCGCTGGAAGAAGTGGTGAACGGCTCGGGTACCGCCGCGAAATAA
- a CDS encoding S1C family serine protease — protein MKLQFVTDSGPDDMPSDNEPRDAPLLDAYSNTVVKVAKKVSGSVVQIKVRRKPTAPATSPRPRGSEGGSGSGFLISTDGYLITNHHVVAGAESLEVALPDGRSFDGTLVGQDPATDLAVVKIYADSLKAIRFADSRQVQVGQIAIAVGNPYGFQYSVTAGVVSALGRTLRSESGRLIDEVIQTDASLNPGNSGGPLVDSNGAVIGVNTAVILPAQGICFAVSSNLAERVAGKLILHGRVRRGYLGIAGQIVNLTERIRQYNQLSYRTGVLITSVEPDGLAGNESLRPDDIIVEFAGQPVGSVDDLHRLLTEETIGQKQSVTVLRQNFRREVFVTPGEIR, from the coding sequence ATGAAACTACAATTTGTAACGGATTCCGGGCCGGACGATATGCCGTCTGATAACGAGCCCAGGGATGCTCCTTTGCTGGATGCCTATTCCAACACGGTAGTAAAGGTAGCGAAAAAAGTCAGCGGGTCGGTCGTGCAGATCAAGGTCCGCAGGAAACCAACGGCTCCGGCGACCAGCCCCCGCCCGCGGGGAAGCGAAGGCGGAAGCGGGTCCGGTTTCCTGATTTCCACGGATGGTTACCTCATCACCAATCACCACGTTGTGGCCGGCGCCGAATCCCTGGAAGTGGCCCTGCCCGATGGCCGGTCTTTCGACGGAACGCTGGTCGGGCAGGACCCGGCGACCGATCTGGCCGTTGTCAAAATCTACGCCGACAGCCTGAAGGCCATCCGTTTTGCGGACTCCCGGCAGGTGCAGGTCGGGCAGATTGCCATTGCGGTGGGAAATCCCTACGGGTTTCAGTATTCCGTAACGGCGGGCGTGGTGAGTGCCCTCGGCCGGACCCTGCGTTCGGAGTCCGGTCGGCTTATCGACGAGGTCATCCAGACCGATGCCTCGCTCAACCCCGGCAATTCAGGCGGTCCGCTGGTGGACTCCAACGGGGCGGTGATCGGGGTCAATACGGCGGTCATTCTGCCCGCGCAGGGAATCTGCTTTGCCGTTTCCTCCAATCTGGCCGAACGGGTAGCCGGCAAACTGATTCTGCACGGACGGGTGCGGCGCGGGTATCTGGGCATTGCCGGCCAGATTGTCAACCTCACCGAGCGCATCCGGCAGTATAACCAGCTGTCGTACCGAACCGGCGTGCTCATCACGAGTGTGGAGCCCGACGGCCTGGCCGGAAACGAGTCGCTTCGTCCGGACGACATCATCGTGGAGTTTGCCGGTCAGCCGGTTGGCTCCGTCGATGATCTGCACCGGCTGCTGACGGAGGAAACGATCGGGCAAAAGCAGTCCGTCACGGTGCTGCGGCAAAATTTCCGGCGGGAGGTGTTTGTGACGCCCGGCGAAATCCGCTGA
- a CDS encoding glycosyltransferase family 1 protein, which produces MNTQRGRLTTTVTGSTRQNAPDLLCFSHLRWDFVFQRPQHLLTRAMRHWRVFFLEEPIWDANFRLEVTKVGDKLWRAIPFIPGHWTEAEKQAGLRKLVDSLVADHGLRRFVSWYYTPMALPFSEHLTPEVVVYDCMDELSAFRGAPPQLVIQEKRLMQMADVVLTGGQSLYEAKKDKHPNAHPFPSSIDRCHFEQARKPLPDPADQRNIKGPRMGFFGVLDERFDIELLGELATRRPDWQFVMLGPIVKIDPASLPQLPNIHYLGMKSYNELPSYVAHWDVALLPFANNESTRFISPTKTPEYLAAGRPVVSTPIRDVIRPYGDKGLVYIAETAADFERAIEASLNMTPAARQQWLSEVDAYLSTISWDQTWSKIYQLVHDQLLVKAS; this is translated from the coding sequence TTGAACACCCAGCGTGGACGTTTAACGACCACAGTTACAGGTTCTACCCGACAGAATGCGCCCGACCTGCTTTGTTTTTCGCACCTCCGCTGGGACTTTGTTTTTCAACGCCCCCAGCATCTGCTGACCCGGGCGATGCGCCACTGGCGCGTGTTTTTTCTGGAAGAGCCAATCTGGGATGCTAACTTCCGTCTGGAAGTAACCAAAGTAGGTGATAAACTCTGGCGCGCTATTCCGTTTATTCCGGGTCACTGGACCGAGGCCGAAAAGCAGGCAGGACTTCGGAAACTGGTCGATTCGCTGGTGGCCGACCACGGTCTGCGCCGGTTTGTGTCGTGGTACTATACCCCGATGGCGCTGCCCTTCTCGGAGCATCTGACGCCCGAGGTGGTGGTGTACGACTGTATGGATGAGCTGTCGGCATTCCGGGGCGCCCCGCCGCAGCTCGTTATCCAGGAGAAGCGGCTCATGCAGATGGCTGACGTGGTGCTTACCGGCGGACAAAGCCTTTACGAAGCCAAAAAAGACAAACATCCCAACGCTCACCCGTTCCCGAGCAGCATCGACCGGTGCCATTTTGAACAGGCCCGCAAACCGCTGCCCGATCCGGCCGACCAGCGGAACATCAAAGGCCCCCGCATGGGCTTCTTCGGGGTTCTGGATGAGCGCTTCGATATCGAATTACTGGGCGAACTGGCTACCCGCCGGCCCGACTGGCAATTTGTCATGCTTGGACCGATCGTTAAGATTGACCCGGCTTCGTTACCACAACTGCCCAATATTCATTATCTTGGCATGAAATCGTACAATGAGCTTCCGTCTTACGTGGCCCATTGGGACGTTGCTCTCCTACCCTTTGCCAATAATGAATCGACACGGTTCATCAGTCCGACCAAAACACCTGAGTATCTGGCAGCCGGTCGACCGGTGGTTTCAACGCCCATCCGGGACGTTATCCGGCCCTACGGCGACAAAGGGCTGGTCTATATTGCCGAAACGGCGGCCGATTTTGAAAGAGCCATCGAAGCGTCGCTGAACATGACCCCGGCGGCCCGGCAACAGTGGCTTTCTGAAGTAGATGCATACCTGTCGACGATTTCGTGGGACCAGACCTGGTCCAAAATCTACCAGCTGGTGCACGACCAGCTATTGGTAAAAGCCTCCTGA
- a CDS encoding glycoside hydrolase family 113: MTTAGSGAFLLMIILLAQVILAGCRAEPPHFTGQKLRGANLVAPPRRAGPEGLEQLRAVGGDWAAVVPYGFCRKGDPHFYYFGNRREQRGGQWWGETPEGVAETIRMARRNGLKVMLKPHVWMQGGSHLDLAFETEADWQTFEADYTRYVLDHARLADSLNVDLYCITTELDRFAVARPQYWQSLIKQVRAVYKGPLTYAANWDRFSDIPFWNELDFVGVDAYFPLSETPEPSVGELVKGWNRHLRALAEVSGRHQKPILFTEFGYRACRRAAFQPWESESACESGPQVQANAYKALLEAVWPQPWFAGGFVWKWFLLDGHGNRERDQFSPQGKPAEAILRATWQLR; this comes from the coding sequence ATGACTACTGCGGGCTCGGGTGCGTTTCTCCTGATGATTATTCTGTTGGCTCAAGTGATTCTGGCGGGATGCCGGGCGGAACCACCTCATTTTACCGGACAAAAACTACGTGGCGCCAATCTGGTAGCCCCGCCTCGACGGGCCGGACCGGAAGGTCTGGAGCAACTCCGCGCCGTCGGCGGCGACTGGGCCGCCGTTGTCCCGTACGGTTTTTGCCGGAAAGGCGATCCCCACTTTTATTATTTTGGAAACCGGCGGGAGCAGCGCGGCGGGCAATGGTGGGGAGAAACCCCGGAAGGCGTTGCGGAAACAATCCGGATGGCGCGCCGCAACGGTCTGAAAGTGATGCTCAAACCCCATGTCTGGATGCAGGGCGGCTCGCATCTGGACCTCGCTTTTGAGACAGAAGCCGACTGGCAGACATTCGAAGCCGATTACACCCGCTACGTGCTTGATCACGCCCGGCTGGCCGATTCGCTGAACGTGGACCTTTACTGCATCACGACAGAACTGGACCGCTTTGCCGTGGCCCGCCCGCAATACTGGCAATCGCTTATCAAACAGGTCCGGGCGGTCTACAAAGGCCCGCTGACCTACGCGGCCAACTGGGACCGCTTCTCCGACATACCGTTCTGGAACGAATTGGACTTTGTGGGAGTGGATGCCTATTTCCCGCTTTCCGAAACGCCCGAGCCGTCAGTGGGAGAGCTGGTTAAGGGCTGGAATCGGCACCTGCGGGCGCTGGCCGAGGTGTCGGGGCGGCATCAGAAACCGATTCTTTTCACCGAATTTGGATATAGAGCCTGTCGGCGGGCGGCCTTTCAGCCCTGGGAGTCCGAGTCGGCCTGCGAAAGCGGCCCCCAGGTGCAGGCCAATGCCTACAAAGCCTTGCTGGAAGCGGTCTGGCCCCAGCCGTGGTTTGCGGGCGGGTTTGTCTGGAAATGGTTTTTGCTGGACGGCCACGGAAACCGCGAACGAGACCAGTTCAGCCCGCAGGGCAAACCGGCAGAGGCCATACTCCGGGCCACCTGGCAACTTCGCTGA
- a CDS encoding BT_3928 family protein, which produces MNTGTVQTKTSRQTPSWPRIAAQIARYVVGVIFIFSGLIKINDPVGTQIKLTEYFEVFAQDVPAMAGFFHGLIPFTLLLSVVFCASEIVLGVALLFSYRIRTTSWILLALITFFTFLTFYSAYFNKVTDCGCFGDAIKLKPWTSFGKDIFLLVLIVLILWQRKTFRSARTGALVWLSAFASVGLGWYAIEHLPPLDLLPYAVGKNIPAQMKPSAPLEYTYIMTKDGQDVTLDKYPSDTTYKFKEMVLKNPSALPKITDYRVWNEQGDATQETFTGNKLILIVKDLGSINAANMPAIRRVINEASANNLTPMLLTSVGDEEINNFRHEYQLSVPAYKADATVLKTIVRSNPGLWLLKDGTVMGKWHHNDTPQVADVVEKLK; this is translated from the coding sequence ATGAACACGGGAACCGTTCAGACCAAAACCAGCCGACAGACTCCGTCCTGGCCCCGAATCGCTGCCCAGATTGCGCGTTATGTTGTGGGCGTGATTTTTATTTTTTCCGGATTAATCAAGATCAACGACCCGGTCGGGACGCAGATCAAACTGACGGAATATTTTGAAGTATTTGCCCAGGACGTGCCCGCAATGGCCGGCTTTTTTCATGGCCTGATTCCGTTCACGCTCCTGCTTTCGGTTGTTTTCTGCGCCTCCGAGATTGTGCTTGGGGTGGCGCTGCTGTTCTCCTACCGCATCCGGACCACCTCCTGGATTCTGCTGGCGCTGATTACCTTTTTTACGTTCCTGACCTTTTATTCGGCCTATTTCAACAAGGTGACGGACTGCGGCTGTTTTGGCGATGCCATCAAGCTAAAGCCCTGGACATCGTTCGGCAAGGACATTTTTCTGCTGGTTCTGATCGTGCTCATCCTGTGGCAGCGCAAAACGTTCCGGAGTGCCCGGACCGGGGCGCTGGTCTGGCTTTCGGCCTTTGCCTCGGTCGGCCTCGGCTGGTACGCGATTGAACACCTGCCGCCGCTGGATTTGCTGCCGTACGCGGTCGGCAAAAACATTCCGGCCCAGATGAAGCCCTCCGCGCCGCTCGAATATACCTACATCATGACCAAGGACGGACAGGACGTTACGCTGGATAAGTACCCATCGGACACGACCTACAAGTTCAAGGAAATGGTGCTGAAGAACCCGTCCGCGCTTCCGAAGATCACCGATTACCGGGTCTGGAACGAACAGGGCGACGCCACGCAGGAAACCTTCACCGGCAATAAGCTGATTCTGATTGTCAAGGATTTGGGGTCCATCAATGCGGCCAACATGCCCGCCATTCGCCGGGTAATCAACGAGGCTTCGGCCAACAACCTCACGCCCATGCTCCTTACCTCCGTGGGCGACGAAGAGATCAACAATTTCCGGCATGAGTACCAGCTGTCGGTGCCGGCCTACAAAGCCGACGCTACGGTTCTGAAGACCATTGTGCGGTCGAACCCCGGACTCTGGCTGCTGAAAGACGGCACCGTGATGGGCAAATGGCACCATAACGATACCCCGCAGGTAGCCGATGTGGTCGAAAAGCTGAAATAA
- the folP gene encoding dihydropteroate synthase, with protein MAKSTKKTLNLGGKVLDLRQPKVMGILNITPDSFFSGSRMASVNEAVDRAGDMLADGATFLDIGGYSTRPGAADIAAPEEVDRILPVIEAILKAFPEALISVDTFRAAVARQAVEAGVRLINDVAGGTLDPDMFPTVARLGVPYVLMHMRGTPQTMTGLTTYTSLVPDVIQELQQRLAVLRSLGQTDIIIDPGFGFAKTSGQNFSLLNQLSAFQTLEAPLLAGLSRKSTIWRTLGITAKEALNGTTVMNTLALAGGADILRVHDVREAVEAVRLFLHCRGEDLANNF; from the coding sequence ATGGCTAAAAGTACAAAAAAAACGCTCAACCTCGGCGGAAAAGTTCTGGACCTGCGCCAGCCGAAAGTAATGGGCATTCTCAATATCACTCCCGATTCGTTCTTCTCCGGCAGCCGGATGGCGTCCGTTAACGAGGCCGTCGACCGGGCGGGGGACATGCTGGCAGACGGGGCTACCTTCCTCGACATCGGCGGCTATTCGACCCGGCCCGGCGCGGCCGACATTGCCGCCCCGGAGGAAGTCGACCGGATTCTGCCCGTTATCGAAGCGATTCTGAAAGCGTTTCCGGAAGCCCTTATTTCGGTCGATACCTTTCGGGCCGCGGTCGCCCGGCAGGCGGTGGAGGCCGGTGTCCGCCTCATCAACGACGTTGCGGGCGGCACCTTGGACCCCGACATGTTTCCGACGGTGGCCCGGCTCGGCGTGCCGTATGTCTTGATGCACATGCGCGGAACGCCGCAGACCATGACCGGGCTCACGACGTATACGAGTCTGGTCCCGGACGTGATTCAGGAGTTGCAGCAGCGGCTGGCGGTGCTGCGTTCGCTGGGCCAGACGGACATCATCATCGACCCCGGCTTTGGATTCGCCAAAACATCTGGGCAGAATTTCAGCTTATTAAACCAGTTGTCTGCCTTTCAAACCCTGGAAGCGCCGCTACTGGCGGGCCTTTCCCGGAAATCGACCATCTGGCGAACGCTGGGGATCACGGCGAAGGAAGCGCTGAACGGGACCACGGTGATGAACACGCTGGCGCTGGCCGGAGGGGCCGATATTCTGCGGGTTCACGACGTGCGCGAAGCCGTTGAAGCCGTTCGCTTGTTTCTTCATTGCCGCGGGGAAGATTTAGCAAATAACTTCTGA
- a CDS encoding FG-GAP repeat domain-containing protein: MRQLVCWATVLTSFIAAGLAPQTRFSRYFVAAESYETVGTADLNKDGLTDLISGDFWYENDGNSQARFRRRHLIGNQKRFDQYYDDFSTIPLDVNHDGHTDIVTGGWFGQTLRWLENPGPGKEQLWKIHDIAKVGNVETTRAWDIDGDGTVEIVPNNPGHPLKYFKLQSDGTFQQFDVAPTQGHGLGFGDVNGDGKGDFIVSDGWLEQEDKQRWILHKEFGFGTASIPILVANVNNDRLPDLIVGQGHGYGLHWYEQQFQNGQRSWKKHVIDEKASQYHVMEWADIDGDNQPDLITGKRFRAHNDKDDGAYDPVGLYYFTNQNGRFTRHVIAYGPPGEGKGTGIYFALADLRKTGRPDIVVAGKDGLEVFFNEK; the protein is encoded by the coding sequence ATGCGACAACTAGTTTGCTGGGCGACTGTCCTCACCAGCTTTATAGCAGCAGGGCTGGCGCCCCAAACGCGTTTCAGCCGGTACTTCGTGGCCGCCGAAAGCTACGAAACCGTCGGAACGGCGGACCTGAACAAAGACGGGCTGACCGATCTGATCTCCGGCGATTTCTGGTACGAGAACGACGGCAATTCGCAGGCCCGCTTCCGTCGCCGGCACCTCATCGGCAACCAGAAACGCTTCGACCAGTACTATGACGATTTTTCCACGATTCCGCTGGACGTCAATCACGACGGCCATACCGACATCGTGACCGGCGGGTGGTTCGGGCAAACGCTCCGCTGGCTCGAAAATCCCGGTCCGGGCAAGGAGCAGCTCTGGAAAATCCACGACATTGCCAAAGTCGGCAATGTCGAAACGACCCGTGCCTGGGATATCGACGGGGACGGAACGGTCGAAATCGTGCCGAACAATCCGGGGCATCCGCTGAAATACTTCAAGCTTCAGTCAGACGGCACCTTCCAGCAGTTCGATGTGGCTCCCACTCAGGGACATGGCCTGGGATTCGGCGATGTGAACGGCGACGGCAAAGGTGACTTTATCGTCAGCGACGGCTGGCTGGAACAGGAAGACAAGCAACGGTGGATACTTCACAAAGAATTCGGGTTCGGAACCGCCAGCATCCCGATTCTGGTGGCCAACGTCAACAACGACCGCCTGCCGGACCTGATCGTGGGACAGGGTCACGGATACGGCCTCCATTGGTACGAACAGCAGTTTCAGAACGGGCAGAGGAGCTGGAAAAAGCACGTTATCGACGAAAAAGCGTCCCAGTACCACGTCATGGAATGGGCGGACATCGACGGCGATAACCAACCGGATCTGATTACCGGAAAACGCTTTCGGGCGCATAACGACAAAGACGACGGTGCCTATGACCCCGTTGGCCTCTATTACTTTACCAACCAGAACGGCCGCTTTACCCGCCACGTCATCGCTTACGGCCCGCCGGGCGAAGGCAAAGGGACGGGCATTTATTTCGCGCTGGCCGACCTGCGCAAAACCGGCCGCCCCGACATTGTCGTAGCGGGAAAAGACGGTCTAGAGGTCTTTTTCAACGAAAAATAA
- the cdaA gene encoding diadenylate cyclase CdaA gives MLTFRVLSMDFRWADVLDILLVAFLLYQIYSIVRGSIASRVFLGYLLVYLFYLTVKLAGLSLLTTILEYFISVGALALIIIFQQEIRRFLLIIGKSTHVANSRLFRKLLRPRTAADTALPMKPVMEACKVLAAEFAGGLIVVAKNDSLSKFIQSGEKLDAVLSKRLLVSIFSQYSPLRDGAVIVADGRLCAARCILPASENDELPTTTGFRHRAALGISELTDAAAIAISEQTGRIALAIDGELYPNLTLAQLEEQLTRYLYEPSSAKQRETV, from the coding sequence ATGCTGACCTTCCGTGTACTTTCCATGGATTTTCGCTGGGCGGATGTGCTTGATATTCTCCTCGTTGCTTTCCTTTTGTATCAGATCTACAGCATTGTGCGGGGGAGTATCGCGAGCCGGGTCTTTCTGGGCTATCTGCTGGTTTACCTTTTTTACCTGACCGTAAAACTCGCCGGGCTGTCTTTGCTGACCACCATTCTGGAATACTTCATCAGCGTAGGCGCCCTGGCTCTGATCATTATTTTTCAACAGGAGATAAGGCGGTTTCTGCTCATCATCGGCAAATCCACGCACGTAGCCAACAGCCGGTTGTTCAGAAAACTGCTTCGGCCCAGAACGGCAGCCGACACGGCGCTGCCGATGAAACCCGTGATGGAAGCCTGTAAGGTCCTGGCCGCTGAATTTGCGGGCGGGCTGATCGTGGTGGCTAAAAATGACAGTCTTTCCAAGTTCATTCAGTCGGGCGAAAAGCTGGATGCGGTGCTGTCCAAGCGCCTGCTGGTTTCCATTTTCAGCCAGTACAGCCCGCTGCGCGACGGGGCGGTGATTGTGGCGGACGGCCGCCTGTGCGCTGCCCGTTGCATTCTGCCCGCTTCCGAAAATGACGAACTGCCCACCACCACCGGCTTCCGTCACCGGGCGGCGCTGGGCATCAGCGAGCTGACGGATGCGGCGGCCATCGCCATTTCTGAGCAGACCGGACGTATAGCCCTGGCGATCGACGGCGAGCTGTACCCCAACCTGACGCTCGCCCAACTGGAAGAGCAACTGACCCGCTACCTGTACGAGCCCAGCTCCGCCAAACAGCGGGAAACCGTGTAA
- a CDS encoding DUF1599 domain-containing protein, translated as MSQTESQYRQVVELCKDVFLKKNKDYGTAWRILRLPSITDQIFIKAQRIRTIQEKGEQRVQEGVVPEFMGIINYCVMALIQIELVNDARTDLPPDELENLYDGQIRQVMDLLFAKNHDYGEAWRDMRVSSMTDIILMKLLRTKQIEDNQGKTLISEGVEANYMDMINYAVFCLIKLTDHQS; from the coding sequence ATGTCCCAAACAGAATCCCAATATCGGCAGGTTGTCGAACTCTGCAAAGATGTTTTTTTGAAAAAGAACAAGGATTACGGCACTGCCTGGCGGATTCTTCGCCTGCCTTCCATCACCGATCAGATTTTCATCAAAGCCCAGCGCATCCGGACGATTCAGGAGAAAGGCGAGCAACGGGTGCAGGAAGGCGTCGTGCCCGAGTTTATGGGTATCATCAATTACTGCGTCATGGCCCTGATCCAGATCGAACTGGTGAACGATGCGCGCACGGACCTGCCGCCCGACGAACTGGAAAACCTGTACGACGGCCAGATCCGGCAGGTAATGGATTTGCTGTTTGCCAAAAATCACGATTACGGCGAGGCCTGGCGGGACATGCGGGTCAGTTCGATGACCGATATTATCCTGATGAAGCTTCTGAGGACCAAGCAGATTGAAGACAATCAGGGAAAAACCTTAATTTCCGAGGGCGTAGAGGCGAATTATATGGATATGATCAATTACGCCGTTTTCTGTCTGATTAAACTTACCGATCACCAATCATGA